The genomic window AGTAAGATATTAACTTCACGAGGTAACCGATGTTCATTTAAGAGAATCAACCTCTTCTAATAAATATTTACTTGTACACAATCCTCAGGACCGAACTTTTGATCATACAGGTATACAATTTTCTACGGtattaaaaattattgtatAATTGAAACTATTGTTGTGAGTGCAATTGAAAACCTTTTATTTTAAACAAGTGTTTCTTCCATTCTAGGAAAAAGTTTCTTAAAGACTTATTTTCAAAGCAAAATCATGAATTGTAGGTAGaaaatgaatatataaatagtATTTGTCTTAGcttttctttgttgtttctccTTTACCTAGTTAAATAATTGAAAGAGACAACATAGTCACCATTTCACGACCTGACCATAGTTGTCAAAAAGCAAAAGAATCCCCCTTTTTTTGTGTTTCTCTATGGTTGAGTGTACCACTAATTTTCTTTATCCAAAGAATAACATATGAATGATGTTTTTTTGTGTACAATGGCTGCCTAGacattctaaatttttatttttatataagagCAAGTGAAGATGCTAACTGAATGAAAAGAAATAAAGGGTCATCTATTTTCAAATGTAGATAAGTTTTGTCTTTAATTTGTCTTTTAATAGCCCTATAAGTAAAGTATTGTTAAAAAATAGccctatattttattttatgtagcAATACTATCATGGCACTTGACAATTGCATTGTCTCTTTGGCTTAGTTAAGCTAAATTCTGTAAAGTTAATGTTAAATTTTCTGCTTAAAATGTTTAATTGGATGCGAAATATATGCAAAATATGACATGCGAAATATACATCTTtaatcttagaattgagagtttggCCTAATTAAAACCTTACAAAACTGATTTGTAAGGTGAATATTGtctctctactttataaacacatattcaggtcatctcgcaaccgatgtgagacatCTTAACATTTAAATTCTCTCCGGCTGACCAATTTATAATACCTCCCAACGGTCATCCAATTAGTAATGTCGTCTCCATCAATGTCGAATAACTCTTTTCTGACACCTATATAAACAGTTTATAACAACGGCCACATCATGTACGATATCCTATCCTCAAAACCTCTCACTCTCGCTCTCATACTATTTTATACTTCGGTGTTTGCAGGTACACTTCGACTATCATTTAAACGTAAGTTGTTCCGGTTCGACCTACATTCTTAATCACCTAAGATCGAGAATTTTATCTACACTTTAGCAATTTGCCAGCTTACTTGTTCAAGCTTCTAACAATAGGTCCAAAATCTGAAGTTAAAAGAAGTATAATTCAATAAGATTGAGCAATCCACTTTTACAAATAACagcaatttttttgttgttgtttgattAGACAAATAACAATAGATTAAAAGTACTAAACAATCCAATGCAAAAAAAGTACTAAACAATCCATTTTTTAGGCAATCCATATATTTTCTGTTTATACAAAATGACATATATAGAATCATTTCTAGATCATATCTCATATAATGAGACTCTTCTctcacttttaaaattatatatttagagAATGATTCTGGAGATTCAACATCGTAATCTCtagtataaatttaaaatttgagttttattaACTCAATTTACAAAATCGAATTATAAAGTGAGATATCCCCCCTttataaactcatttttaaGTCACTTATCATTCAAtgtaaaactcgtttttaagtCACTtcaattaataaacaaaatgtTCCAAACTGGCCCTAGACTCGGTCTGCTAAGGCCAATATCATGATCATCACAGGGCCCATTTCACCGGGTTTATGATTCCTGCTAGAGATTAATTAGAAATCTAACTGTTCTTGTAtcctaatattttataaaacttacataaacatctttaattttaaaataaaattattttctctttttttaataactCTTTTAAAAGTTGAAACAAGTACTACAATGATATCTTACGTCCAATTATTTGCAGCcacatttaaattatttatcttaaacatcaattttaaaaatagaccCAAAAAAGTAGCAACACACCTTTTCTGGTTGTCCTAGACACTGACCCCATATAATTGCTCCACTTTAgcacaaaaataaaacttttctTTTGATAATTTGTTACATTTTCATTTGTTGTTTTGAGGACAACACTACATTGCAAATCTCATACATAAACAAAGATTATTGTTTCAGATTAATGGAATAACTTATGCATttgattaatattataaatcagATACATCATTTATTCgatcagaaaaaaaaataacaagacTCTAAATTATTTTGCCCCTACAAGAATATTCATCCATCACACACACACTCAACAGTTCCAATCCACAAGTTCCAAATAAACAATAAataccacacacacacacaacacaTACATTCCATCTCAgaatcaaaaccaaaacaaatcaTAGACTCAAACATTGTCTCAATAATCATCTTTGGTAACAATCTAAAGATGAAGATTTTCAACTCTTTTCCAATTGTTCTACTGCTAATATTCTGCACCATACACATAACAGTAGCACAAACCAAAACACCACAAACCAAAAACACATACATAATTCACATGGACAAATCAACCATGCCAGAAACATTCACTGATACCGATCACTTTAACTGGTTCGATACATCGCTAAAATCAGTATCCGAAACAGCAGAGATTCTCTACACTTACAAGCACATAGCTCATGGATTCTCAACAAGGCTAACAAGCCAAGAAGCTGAAACACTTCTTAAACAACCAGGAATTCTCTCTGTTATCCCTGAACTTAAATACCAACTTCACACAACAAGAACACCAGAGTTTCTCGGATTGCCGAAAACAAACACTCTTTTACCTAATTCAAAACAATTCAGTGAGGTTATTATTGGTGTTCTTGACACTGGTATATGGCCAGAGCTAAAAAGCTTAGATGACACAGGACTTGGTCCAATACCAAGGAGTTGGAAAGGCGAATGCGAAACCGGTAACAACTTGAATTCATCAAATTGCAACAGAAAACTGATTGGTGCAAGGTTTTTCTCAAAAGGGTATGAAGCAACACTTGGTCCTATTGATGAAACAACAGAATCAAGATCAGCTAGAGATGATGATGGACATGGAAGTCATACCTTAACAACAGCAGGTGGTTCTGAAGTAGCAGAAGCTAGCTTATTCGGTTTAGCTTCTGGTACTGCAAGAGGCATGGCTACACAAGCGCGTGTCGCGGCATACAAAGTGTGTTGGCTTAGTGGTTGTTTCACTTCAGATATAGCTGCTGGAATCGATAAAGCTATTGAAGATGGTGTTAATGTCTTATCGATGTCAATTGGTGGTAGCCAAACAGAATACTATAGAGACATCATTGCAATTGGTTCTTTCACAGCAATGTCTCATGGAATTCTAGTTTCTGCTTCAGCAGGAAACGGTGGACCAAGTGCCGAAAGCTTGTCCAACGTAGCACCGTGGATAACAACAGTCGGAGCAGGAACAATTGATCGCGATTTTCCATCTTATATATCACTTGGAAATGGAAAAAATTACACTGGTGCATCACTTTACAATGGAAAACCTTTACCTGATTCATTGCTACCACTTGTTTATGCAGGTAATGTTACAAATTCCTCAGTTGGGTATCTTTGTATACCTGATTCATTGATAAGTTCAAAAGTTGCCGGCAAAATTGTGATATGTGAAAGAGGTGGAAACTCAAGAGTTGAAAAGGGTCTAGTAGTAAAAACTGCTGGTGGAGTTGGAATGATTTTGGTTAACGGTGAAGAGTATGGTGAAGAGTTAATTGCTGATCCTCATCTTATTCCAGCAGCAGCATTGGGTCAAAAATCAGGCACAATTCTAAAAGACTACGTTTTTGCTACGAAAAATCCAACGGCTAATATTGTTTTTGGTGGTACACACTTGCAAGTTCAACCTTCACCAGTGGTAGCAGCATTCAGTTCAAGAGGACCAAACGGCTTAACACCACAAATTCTTAAACCGGATATAATAGCTCCGGGTGTAAACATACTAGCCGGTTGGACCGGTTTAGTTGGACCAACCGGTTTAACACTTGACAAAAGGTACGTGAGTTTCAATATTATATCAGGAACTTCAATGTCATGTCCTCACGTGAGTGGTTTAGCTGCGATAGTTAAAGGAAGTCACCCTGAATGGAGCCCTGCTTCTATACGGTCGGCGCTAATGACCACTGCATACACCTCATACAAAACCGGACAAACAATTCAAGATGTTGCAACCGGGAAACCGGCTACTCCCTTTGATTTTGGATCAGGACACGTGGATCCTGTATCAGCCCTTGATCCTGGCCTTGTTTATGATCTCAGCGTCGATGATTATCTTGGGTTTTTTTGTGCTTTAAACTACACGTCATTTCAAATCAAAATTGTTGCAAGAAGAGAATTCACGTGTGCCAAGAAATATCGGCTTGAAGACTTTAACTATCCTTCTTTTGCTGTTGCTTTGGAAACTGCTTCGGGAGTTGGTGGTGGTTCAAATAAACCGGTAACAGTTGAATATAATAGGGTTCTCACGAATGTTGGAACTCCAGGAACATATAAAGCTTCTGTGGTGGTGGAATCTTCGTCAGTGAAGGTTGTGGTTGAACCGGAGATTATTACTTTTAAGGAAGTGAATGAGAAGAAGGGTTATACGATTCGGTTTATTTCTGGTTCGATGCCTTCTGGAACGAAGGGGTTTGGTTATTTGGAATGGAATGATGGGAAGCATAGGGTTAGAAGTCCAATTGCTTTTAGTTGGACTTGAGATTATTTATGGGTTGGAACTAATTTATGGTGGGCTTTGGGATAACTAAAAATGTGGCCCATGAAAGTTGATATTGTAATGCTTTGGATTTGGGCCCAATTAGGAATGGAACAAAACATAGGTAACGATGGTTTCTCTTCCCGCTCTCCGTGTTTTTTTTAGGCCTCTCTGGCACACAAAACCGAATTTATTTACGCGCTAGAGGGGCCTAAAAGAAACTTGGGGAGCCTAAAGAGAAGCCAGCATAGGTAAGGGCTTGTGAAAATATTATGTGTTGCTTTGCTGTTTATATTTGTTATTAGGGACAGTTCAAGTAAACGTTGATAAggaattataattattattgtatatGAACAAAACAGTGTAAATGTGTAATGGTGAATCTTATCTTATGTATAACAATGGCTTTGAATTGTGTATTCTACTCATGCAATTCTACTCATGTAATCAACCATATTACTTTTCCAAATTTCAAAACCCTTTATCTCTTTATGAAGAAATAACGTGAGATCTTCACCCTTGTTGAGCTGATAATTAATCTAGCAACACATGTTCACAAGAATACTTATCTCGTAGAAGATTCTAAATCCTTGGAATCCTAATTCAACTCCTATAAAACTTAACTCATATTCTAGATAGAGGTACGCATTATTCTATACTTTCAATCATCACATTTGATTATCAGAATATTTGCAAGTACACCCTCCACCTCTAAAATTTTCCATCAATAGTCAGCTTACAAAGACCCTTGTAGTAGTACATCATATTGTcaatactagtactagtataaaATTGTGCAATAAGGAACAAGATGATGAGGCAGTATTTTGTTGACCACTAACATAGTCAGCATTGTAGATACCACC from Trifolium pratense cultivar HEN17-A07 linkage group LG1, ARS_RC_1.1, whole genome shotgun sequence includes these protein-coding regions:
- the LOC123897431 gene encoding subtilisin-like protease SBT1.7, with the translated sequence MKIFNSFPIVLLLIFCTIHITVAQTKTPQTKNTYIIHMDKSTMPETFTDTDHFNWFDTSLKSVSETAEILYTYKHIAHGFSTRLTSQEAETLLKQPGILSVIPELKYQLHTTRTPEFLGLPKTNTLLPNSKQFSEVIIGVLDTGIWPELKSLDDTGLGPIPRSWKGECETGNNLNSSNCNRKLIGARFFSKGYEATLGPIDETTESRSARDDDGHGSHTLTTAGGSEVAEASLFGLASGTARGMATQARVAAYKVCWLSGCFTSDIAAGIDKAIEDGVNVLSMSIGGSQTEYYRDIIAIGSFTAMSHGILVSASAGNGGPSAESLSNVAPWITTVGAGTIDRDFPSYISLGNGKNYTGASLYNGKPLPDSLLPLVYAGNVTNSSVGYLCIPDSLISSKVAGKIVICERGGNSRVEKGLVVKTAGGVGMILVNGEEYGEELIADPHLIPAAALGQKSGTILKDYVFATKNPTANIVFGGTHLQVQPSPVVAAFSSRGPNGLTPQILKPDIIAPGVNILAGWTGLVGPTGLTLDKRYVSFNIISGTSMSCPHVSGLAAIVKGSHPEWSPASIRSALMTTAYTSYKTGQTIQDVATGKPATPFDFGSGHVDPVSALDPGLVYDLSVDDYLGFFCALNYTSFQIKIVARREFTCAKKYRLEDFNYPSFAVALETASGVGGGSNKPVTVEYNRVLTNVGTPGTYKASVVVESSSVKVVVEPEIITFKEVNEKKGYTIRFISGSMPSGTKGFGYLEWNDGKHRVRSPIAFSWT